ggttacttctagtccttaaataccagtgctcctttaatgaacaacctgtttatggtccaaccactaaacagaaactcctctcgtgccatagagagggcaGTGCCGTTTGTTCAAGTCctagagacaccatttaagggaacacaaatcaaaggacaatccctcgcgaacaggagttcataatacactcaggattaaaactaagttacctaggttattctaatgaaatagaaacgcaactagttaacagagttacatctagtgattactgttcgtggtccagtcttatgcaaactcgtGCATAAGATACCCTCattcgcatgtcgcatacatgaacgcatttgatcaatgtgtttgtatcaaatacaaagtgagtcatatccatagtgttactaggataaggtatccaaccttaaccttatactatagagcctttaagctgatcttgaacattgatccccgtatgtctctacatactattcaagacttatcaaacaacttaggatgttagatAAGTgaatttgggttattaagacaaaaaaataatataatcaataacacttattgaaattataataataaaacactttataaATAACGatcaatgaattatatttactatctacgagttttaggacataaaacccaacaatcCCAAACCACTGCATGTCATCCAGCTCATCGCTTCTCCAGTTGAGTCGCAGGTCACTTCCCCTTTTTAATCGCACGCCCTCATTCGTTTGTCGCAAGTTAAGCCCACTGCTTTTTCACGCTGTTATTGACTCAGTTTGTGCGTCGCTACCCCTTTCTTGCTGTGAATCGCTGTGGGTGTTTGGTAAGAGAGATTTTGTGAATTTTGTAGTTATTTTCCATAGCTAATTTTAAGGGTAAATGTTGGAATAATAGGTTGGATTAATTGGTTAAGTTACCACTAAATTCTTGAAGGTGTTGGGTCAAGTTCTTGAAATATACCACAGATGTGGTTGGAGTTCGATTCTATATTTACTTGGGTAAACTTGTGAACGTTGCTTTGAGGCGTTTTAGATAAAAGGATTGGTTTAGgaaaatatttgatattttttcttGAATCCTTTATGTTATGTTAGGTTGGTTCGTTGGACTTCTTTTAAGCAAGGATCTTAGCTAAGTGTAAGGTAAGGGACttctactactggactcaaTTTTAGATTGGCACGTATTGATTGATATGATAGTTATGCTGTTTTAGATTGGCAATTTTAGATTGGCACGTATTGATTGATAATGATTGCACTGTTCGACTGTTTGTATAGATAAAATGTATTGATAAGTTATGCTTTTGACTGAGTATAGACATCATGACTGCTACGTGTAATTTAGTTATATTGATGGGTTGTATTGTTGATTGAGTTTAGATGCTTGGGCTATTATgtgtagtttatatatatatatatatatatatatatatatatatatatatatatatatattgatgggTCGTGCTGTTGACTGAGTTTAGGTGAGTTGACTGTTATGTGTAGTTGGATGTTGATGGATTATACTGTTGACTGAATATAGAGGATGATGATTTGACTATCATGTGTAGTTTGGATATTGATGGATTATGCTATCGACAGCGTATAGACGACTTGACTGTTAtatgtagtttatatatattgATGTAGATGCTATGACTGTTAGGGGTAGTTGCATATTGATGGTTTGTACTATGGATTGGAGTTAGATGGTGTGATTGTGATGTATAGTTTAGATATATATACTATGGAACGGTATTGTTGTCTGAACTTAGATTATTGACTGCACTTAGAATGTTGACTGAACTTAGACTGTTGACTGGTTATGCGTTGAAATGGAACTGTTAGTTTGAAATGTATCTTTTAGATGTGATTGTCATAGATTGTTTACAATAGACTGGAGGGTAATTGTTAgttttatctatggggtagtgtaccttgcaggcacggtgtcctacgggatcaccacaTCAATTTGACAACCACTTGCTTAACCATTCTAATTATTCTTCAAAAATTTTacaaaaaactaaaatgaaactgtttgaataagaaattttggaaccaattacaaattgacatgtcatttactaaaataattgtattttggattaaataaaaattggatgtgtcccaaattaaatttaaagacaaattggacaattttaatgatgtcatatgtctttattatgacaattggattaaattaattattttggtttaattaaatattgtttacttgggctaaaatttaattaagcctaaaaataagcttaatttagcccaaaattaaatatgactcaaatccatgtgattgagcccatgagTATAGTTCGTGGACCAGAccaggctcaagtccataaaaacCCACCAGGGAACTCGATAAATAAAGGAGTTCTGGgaggaaaattttaaaattcagaagatctagagagaattctcccaataGATAGAAGACTCCTCAACTCCTAAAGCTCCTTTGAAAATAgaagctttcttccaaaacccaactttaagaacaccctcgaagattgaagctcctttgaagatacaagttttcttccaagactccagctccaagaacatcacgtgcttcgcttcctcaaatcaagcataagcatccagtcgagagagaatcagaggatcaaattctagagatcgaaccacatcgcatcaaatcaacataaatacaatatcaacaaaagttcaactccacgaatcaaatttcttcggtaatctcatgtgaacagaAACATAACCTAATAAGAAACCAacaattttaaaagaatatacAATTTTGATTAGTTAGTAAAGAAAAAATTggaaattttataaaattttgaacCTATCCAAATTGTACTTTTGTTATCGGAATCCAAGAAGTGGTTAGATTTCTCATACATTTTGTGTCCAAATGCTATTGgcatatcttccaaaaggtTGCTTTTTACATTTGTCTTTGTAAATTGTTTATTTTGACATTATTATATGATAATGGTTGTGGACCAATCATCAttataacaacaacaacaacaacaacaacaacaacaacaacaacttttttttcttttttgattttttgtttacgtcgtttaatctttctatcgtatttcttatttttttttcgctctgatttctttccatcgtctttcttcttttcttcttttttttacgtcgtttaaatttgggtaaccaaaccTAAATGACCGTAAcaaaaaaataccaaaatctaaaagatcgtgtataaagaatttcgaaaaaaaatcatttagattgaaatagtcaaatgtaaacaatcgtgtaaaaaaaataaaacatcgtgtataaagaatcttgaaaaaaatcatttagattagagtagccaaatataaataatcatgtagaaaaagtaaacgattgtgtagaaaaaataaaaaatcgtgtataaagaatcttgaaaaaaatcatttagattggagtagccaaatataaacgatcgtctaaaaAAAGTagacaatcgtgtaaaaaaaaataagttatcgtttagagaaatctaaacgatcgtgtaccaaaagaattaaaaaaatcgtatatcaaatttttttaaaaaaatcgtttagatttgggtccaaatctaaacgatcgtgtaactaaatttaaacgtaaccaaattaaatgatcgtgtaacaaaattaaacaatataattgaaaagataaattgtagccatatctaaacgatcgcgtaccaaacaataaccaaatctaaacgatcgcaaatatattaagCACGCATTGTTAACGGCATGGTCGAcggagcatttttggtattttacacggtgacctcttaggctttttccatttttagaattattctatacagtgtaaatattttttcgctttttttatattttttaaaagacccttaatttattttagatttCAAAAAGGTCGAGATGGGGTATCATTTTAGTCTATGTGTGGCCCGAGTCTCTTAGGAAATTCTTCCTGCCCTCTTGTCCTTCCTATTCAACAAATACTATGCAATTAATTAGTTATGTACTTTTAATGAATCTTAATTTCAATAATTCAAAgttaaattttaattgaaattggttcaacaataataataaaaaaaatggtttccTCCCGTGTGTGGAAAGGCTACTCTTTACCTCttaccttttttatttttgttttttgtttgtttgttttttttccttcgaCTTAAATATATtctaggttaattttcataaatgtaacaaaacacaaaaatatttatagctcatgtaacaaaaacaaaaagctTTTGAAgtcggtaaaatattttcataaatttcaaatttaccCTTTATATCGCAGACGATTCGtgacttctctttcttcttcttctttgcgatttattcatcttctcttctaaATTTCTTCAACTCCTcttctagattttctttcttatatttttaaacgatttattcttctgtttaaatctcttacttcatcttcaccattttcCGACAAGATTATTTGAAGCTActtcatctttctcatattcaagaatatcaagatAGTTTAAATATTACATTGAcatgtcaacacgattgtttagcatagtcaacacgatcatttaaatttgaagtccttttcccatcgtttaaaatGATCCAAATGATCATATTGACATATGATATAAACAATCGCTAACTATAGTTAACATAATCTTTAGCAttatcaacacgatcatttagatttgaagcccttttccatcatcgtttaaaaagaactacatgaccGCGTGGATATGATCTAATGATGTTTAGCATAGTCAACATAATCATTTAGCATGGTaaacacgatcttttagatttgaagcattttttacatcgttaaaaagaattacacgaTTGTGTTAATACTACCTATGCGACTGTGTATCATTTTACCTACACGGTAGCatatcatgatcatttagaagaacTACACGGGTGACTgaggcattttttgtatttcctattGTGGATtcgtggtttttttttttctttttctatgttgttatatacagtttaaatagtttgtcggtttgttatatttttttaaaaacccttaTATTCTAATTGCTTCTTTGTTATAAAAAGTTATGCAAGAAAAGACACTACATCAATATCAATATATTGTTGATGTTGAACTAAATTTGTCAGAGTGTGTTATTATAGTTCACTTCATGTTTAAGGCATCAACTATAATGTTGACATGTGCAATTGTTGCAACCTATAATTAAATACTATTTCAAAATGGTATACCATGTTTACTATTTGCACCAAAATTTACTAATGTTTGTACtcatcttctcttttcttttttgttagaATGTTTACAATTTCCTACTTAAACAAAAATACTTTAAATAGATGACCTAGTATTGtccatattaaaataattttccctCCAAACATCAATTATTATAACCTACTGACTATAATAACCAATTCAACATATTAAAAATCCCATAAAATCTTACtatgtaatgacccaacttttAATACTTAATCTAAAATCACTACTCAATGACAGATAAGATTAAAGTCAAGACAAAGCCGTCTTTAGTAGTATTTTATTAGAGAAAATAGGAAAATACAACCTCATGTGTGGATAGAGTTTAAAATAAGTAAACAAATgaataaaactaataaataaacaaatgataaaaaccataaaataaaataaatgtctAAATCATGAAACTTCTTATCCAACAAGTTGTAACGCCTTAAATTTAGGAGAGAGACATAAATGAACCAATATCACATTTAAATGAGAGAGATCTTGAAGACATGAAAGTAAGattaagaaagacttaaaagaattaaaagttactgCCTATATCAATAAGGTGCACCTTCCTTTTCAGTGACTCAATCATaggaactccaaagttaagTTTGCTTAGCTCGAACAATTCTAGGTTGGGTGGTCTTTTGCAAATTTTCCTAGGATGCATGTAAGTAAGAAAAAAGCATGCTGAAGAGGACTTGTGTTGCTTTGTGGGAACAACTTTCACTCTAATAAACCTTTAAAACAAGTAAGAATTATGTTACCAAGTCATAGATGATGCAGGGGAATGTCATGTTCCAAATTTCGAGTCTTGGGCCTGAGGCGTTATACAAACATTCAAAATAGTGTAAAtcatgaaaaaataaaagaagagcATAAGCAATAGTCTAGTATCAAAGGGCATGATTACGGGCTCCTTTTGTCATACGCCAACTTGCCTTTACCTTTACTTGAAAAATGAAACATATAAAATGATGAGTATTATAAATACTCAGTAAGTGACCCACTACTAGGCCTACTAGATGAACTTGTTAACCTTCCTATCAAAGCATTTCGAGACTATTTAATATCCTCAAAAccttaattattttttccttttccataatatatatatatatatatatatatatatgcccATTAGCGTGCTTAGTGGCTATAGCGACATGTCAACACATTAGCCATCCAACATTCATGTCATGTGTCTATAAAATACTCAATCTTAATGGCTATGTAACCCACCTCATGCTTGCCAAATTGGCTATAAATAGTGGCATTTGGTGGAGTTGTAAGACACACTGAGATTGGAGAGAAATCCAAATAAGTGGAAGAAAGTGGacaaatttgagattttgattttcctaattattttcttaaatttcaaaattttttatgtacttatttatttatttatatataatattatattagttgaatattatattttcttggttttctTATTCTGGTTGTGCCTTGTTTTTACaacacgttatcagcacgagCTCCAATCGCCTCCTCCGTCAAAGACAGGTCCTAACGGTATGTCAATTTTTTCCTAGtcgttataattaataaaataaatattattttgcatattaatatatattaaatttctaatataattataatattttatgatagtATTACCATGACAAATCTTACGAAGCTAGAATTTACAACTCTTCACATTAAGGGTAGCAATTATTTGTCATGGGTTCTTGATGCTGAAATGCATCTCGACGCCATGAATCTCAGAAATacaattaaagaagaaaatgcAACAATCACTCAAGAGAAAGTGAAAACCACGATTTTCCTTTGTCATCATATTCATGAGGATTTAAAGTCAGAATATCTAACTGTGAAAGATTTTCATACATTGTGGAATAAATTGAAAGAAAGGTACGATcatttaaaattagtttatcTTCCTCAAGCTCATTATGATTGTATACATTTGAGGCTACAAGATTTTAAATCAATAACTTATTACATTTTTGAATTATTCAGAATTAGTTTAAAATCGCTCTTTGTATTTGGCATTACCAACCTAAGTATAGCCCTCGCTTCTCTTTTGAACTGAGCAGCAACCTTCAACATTAAGAAGTGAAGTCCTTAACTATCGACTCCTTAAACACGACATAGGATAACACGGCTCGCACGCCGCACAAGCTTACATAACTACCCACCTTTCCCTTATTTACTTGGCTTCTACGCCTGAGGTCCATTTCTTAATTGGCTTCAATGTCTAACACCTTGGGAGAGGAGACTAAAAACATAAGTCAACGACTTAGTAAGTGATGGGTTTAGGAAATACCTTTTGGGGAATACAACATTTTCAGATATCATAACCACAAGGTCATTTCATATACAAATGTATAAATCTCATCGCCTCAAACATAATCACAATGTCACTTTTCCATTTTGTCGCTCTATGTAGCCAACCTAAACTCAACACGTAAGCTAACGTCAATTACGAATAGATACTTTCTGTAACACACCAACCTTATTTCCTTGGAAATCCAAACTTATTATCGTTTGACTCTCTTCTCGACAAAGCCATAGAACATTTACTTCGCCTCAGAGGGTTGTCCAATCACCTCGTATGGATGCCAACTTCTCATCAGAATGCCTACCTCGTCGTGGCCATACTTAGGAGCAAGCACTTTTCCGTGTATCACTTCACCCAATGCGCCTAGTTCTTAGCATCCGTTTTGGCCTTCTTCCTCGCCAGCTAATCTCATCGTATCACTTACTCTAACACGATAGCACTTAGAGTCAATTACTTCTCTTGCCTTGTCTTATCTTCCATCGATCACATTCTTCTTTGCAGAATGCCTCTTACCAATACTTTGTCCAACTCCACTCTTCTCAATGGGGCTCCTCTTCAATAAAACTCCCTTTTGGATTCAGGCCTCACAATAAGACGATCAAAAACTTGAAATAGTTCgcattaatttcattaaaaatatttgatattgtcgatgaattttttttttaaaaaaatgatatttaaaataaatttaaatataaaaaatttgaatagAGATTTGAATTCATTCAATTGGATTGACCTGGTttgatttaatattattaattaattaaattaactaatattaaataataaaataattgaatctTAGAAATCCaatatttcaaaaaacaaaaaattgaaattgaaattcaatttgaatttattttcgtTAATTATATGAAACTAGAGTGTTTCGTTACAATCCTCTTCTGTTGCAATTCTTTTATTTCCATCAATATATTCGTTTCACATACTGTATATATTGAGTTTTTCGTTTGCTAACGTATATTGAATGTGTAGTTTTATATTGACTTCAacaaataatatgaaaaatataatgtgttaatttagaaaaaaaactttaaatataagaataatattgtCACTCAAATATAATATATCCAGTTACAATTACACGAAAATTATGACAATATACATGGTTGACTTAACAGACAAAATTTTTATGAACTGTTGTGTAACTTTTGAAACGACATATGttcattaactaaaatatttgaTACACTATAACTAATATAGTTGTATGAATCGTTGAAAAAATCATCATAATATATTAGAATTacctaataagaaaatatatatataattgtgaCATTCTTAATAATTTCTAGTATATAACGAATAAAAATGTAATTCAATtccaaatttatatatattgtaaaaCATTCGTGAAATAACGTAGAAAATTAGATAATTCTTTggggtctttttaaaaatagaacaaagcggcaaaatatttgcactgtatagaacaattttggaaacggaaaaagcccacaggcccaccgtgtaaaataccaaaaatgccccgtcaactacgccgtcaataacgcacgcgtaatatatttgcaatcgtttagatatggttcaatacatacgcgatcatttagatatgattcaatacATACGCCATCGTTTTGGATATGGTTCAAtacatacgcgatcgtttatatacggtttaatatatacgcgatcgtttagatatggttacaagacgatcgtttagatatggctacaaggcgatcgtttagatatggctataatttatacgcgatcatttaaatatggctacaagacgatcgtttagatatggttacaacgcgatcgtttagatatgactataatttatacacgatcgtttagatatggctatcacgcgattgtttaaatatgactacaatttatacgcgatcgtttagatatggttcaatacatacgcaatcgtttagatacagttcaatatatacgcgatcgtttggatatggctacaaggcaatcatttagatatgattataatttctacgcgatcatttagatatggttcaatatatacacgatcgtttagatatgactacaatttatcttttcaattccatcgtttaattttgttacacaatcgtttagatttggggacccaaatctaaatgattttttaaaaaaaatttggtacacgatttttaaatttttttggtacacgatcttttagatttcctatcgtttagatttatttactcaatcgtttgcttttttttttttacacgatcgtttacatttggctactcaaatataaatgatttttttcaagattttttatatacgatcttttattttttttacacaatcgtttactttttttaaacgatcgtttacatttggctactccaatctaaatgattttgtttcaaaattctttatacacaatcttttattttttttacacgatcgtttacatttggctactccaatctaaatgattttttttcaaaattctttatacagattttgctattttgttgtacacaatcttttataCAGTCGTTTgcatttggttatccaaatgtaaacgcgtaaaaaaaaaaaacacgatggaaagattaaacgacgtaaaaaagaatcagaaaagaataatatgtaaatattaaacgacGTAGAAAAGGaaccaaaaaagaagaaagacggttgaaagaaattgcaaaatcagaaaagaagaaatacgatggaaagaaatcgcagtgagaaaaaagaataagaaatacaataaaaagatttaacgacctaaaaaaacaattgaaaaataagaaagatgatagaaaaaaatcgtaaaaaaaaaaaggaaaagaagaaaaaacgatgaaagaaatcataaAGAAATGGCAGAGAAGAATacaaacttaaaatatttaaaaaatggctaagtTTTTTTGTTACACGCCCGTagatgttttgttacatttggcTGAGTTTCTctaattcttttaaatttttctaaattataatGAGCCCTCCAAACATAGAGCCCCGTAGAAACATGATCATCCAAGGATGACTATAAGAAATGTAAGAATGGAGTAGGTGGTCATATTTCGTTCGGTTATGGGAATTTGATTCACCCGCGCAATGGCGATGGTTGAGAAAGATTTTGAGAGAGTGGAGTTGGGACCGAGTGGGGGCCTCCAATTTCCTCAGTGGAACCAATTATCGCCGGAAGTGGAAGCTGCAATGTCAAGCAAAAGTAAACCCAAAACCCTCAAAAGCCAAACTCAAACCCAAAAGTCCCTTCAAAAATCTTTATCGCTCACCCActctcttccttcttcctttcagCAAAATTCTTCATAACTTGTTCCCACCAACAACCcccaatcatcatcatcttctttccttttcatttttctctctattttctcCCCTTTCATTCCACTCAGACCACCTCGTCCTCGTGTAAGTCCCTCTTTATCTCTGTTTTTGTGAATCTTTTTCGGTTTTGGAGAATTTTTTTGTGTGATTTCAAATGGGTTCTGTTTGTTTTCTTCAggttgttgagtttttattggtttttcttgtgATGGGTCCGTTGTGATTGATCTATGGTTTCGTTGATTAGAGGGGAGGAGATTAAGGGGTCTTGTTCTTGTTGGCGAATTTGATTTTCTGATGGATTCCTTTGATGGGATTTCTGTGTTTGGGTATGATGTGAATTCCAGCAACATGGGTAATTCTGATTCTTCTGGGGTTCTTGAAATTTATGTTCATCATGCTAGAAACATTCACAATATATGCATATATGAAAATCAGGATGTTTATGCAAAATTTTCACTCACTTATAATCCAGACCAGACCTTGTCCACTAGAATCATCAATGGAGGTGGGAAGAATCCTGATTTCAATGAAAATTTGAGGATGAAAGTTACTCAGCTGGATTCTGTGCTCAAATGTGAGATTTGGATGCTTAGTAGGGCTAGAAACTATTTGGAAGATCAGCTTTTGGGATTTGCTTTGGTCCCACTATCACGGGTTGTTGGTAAAGGGAAAGTGACAGAGAATTATAGCCTCTCTTCTACAGATCTCTTCCATTCCCCGGCTGGAACGGTCCAGTTGAGTCTGTCTTTAGATAAATCATTGCCTGTTGATGTGTTGAATTCGGTATCAGATTTGCCGGTTAGTTCATCTATATCTTCAGAAGTTGTGTTGTTGGACAGGAAAATATCAGAAGTGATGTTGGATTCAGCTGAGTATTCTAGGATTGAGTTCCCTGATGTTAATGTGGTGATGGAGAATCAACAAATGGTGTCCGAGTACTTTGCTTTGGCCAGAAATGATTCTTGTACAAGGCCTGGAATTGCCACATTTCTCCATCTTGGTGCGTCGCCTCCCCAACCACCCTATGACTTTGAAATGACTGCTAATTCAACTGAAGAACACCAACCGGGATCAATTTCCCCAAATGACAGCAGCATTCAAAACTCCAGCTTTTTAAGCTCCACAACAACGAGTTTGAGTGATGATCGAAACTCGGTTGATTCTGCTGAAAAGAAAATCCGTTTCTCAGGTCAGTCATCGAATTCTGTGAATGCTTCAGTCACTACGATTGATGCCAGAAATCAAGTCTCTGGTCCTTGTCCAGATACTCCAACCTCACGGAAGAGTGGCCGGGCTGCAGAGGATAAggaatcaaaattttcaaacaagAAAGATAAGATTAGCATAAAAAAGGAAGGAAGTATCCCTTCTGTTAAAtttgatcatctgttttcagCTCCTTTAGGAAACATTAATCTTGATGCTGAGCAGTCTGCAATGCAGCAGCAAATTGTAGACATGTATATGAAGAGTATGCATCAGTTTACAGAGTCTTTGGCAAAGATGAAACTTCCCATGGATCTTGATAAGCCGGAGCATGAACACCGAGGTGTTGTGCTTCAAACCCATGATCCCAAACCAGAAATCAACCAAAACAAAAAGGACGGATCTCGGGTATTTTATGGTAGCAGGGCATTTTTCTAATAATCATATAGGTGGAGGAAATTCGACACTTGTAGCAGGGTAGAGAACTCATAACTTATCAGAACCTATACAAACTTCCCTGGCTTCATAATCAAATGGTATTTATAACTAATCTTCAATactattttttgttctttttagcTTGCAACTCTTCTAAAAGAGTAGTTCCTAATATATCTGTACTAAATCATCTGTCACAGTCATGGCAACATGACATTCTTTGTCTTGTGATTAGAGttccgttttttttttttttttttcttttttgcgcAGTGTATAGAGTTTGATTGTATCCAAGCAAGCTGTACTAACGCAGAGATTGCTTATATGTTAAA
The sequence above is drawn from the Cucumis melo cultivar AY chromosome 2, USDA_Cmelo_AY_1.0, whole genome shotgun sequence genome and encodes:
- the LOC103491980 gene encoding uncharacterized protein LOC103491980, whose protein sequence is MDSFDGISVFGYDVNSSNMGNSDSSGVLEIYVHHARNIHNICIYENQDVYAKFSLTYNPDQTLSTRIINGGGKNPDFNENLRMKVTQLDSVLKCEIWMLSRARNYLEDQLLGFALVPLSRVVGKGKVTENYSLSSTDLFHSPAGTVQLSLSLDKSLPVDVLNSVSDLPVSSSISSEVVLLDRKISEVMLDSAEYSRIEFPDVNVVMENQQMVSEYFALARNDSCTRPGIATFLHLGASPPQPPYDFEMTANSTEEHQPGSISPNDSSIQNSSFLSSTTTSLSDDRNSVDSAEKKIRFSGQSSNSVNASVTTIDARNQVSGPCPDTPTSRKSGRAAEDKESKFSNKKDKISIKKEGSIPSVKFDHLFSAPLGNINLDAEQSAMQQQIVDMYMKSMHQFTESLAKMKLPMDLDKPEHEHRGVVLQTHDPKPEINQNKKDGSRVFYGSRAFF